The Gemmatimonadota bacterium genomic interval GAACGCCTCCGGCGAGGCGAGGAACCGCGTGCGGCACCCACCACAGCAGAAGTAGTAGTCCCGCCCCGCGAACGCGGCCTGATGCTTCGCGGTGGTGGGATCGACAGTCATGCCGCACACCGGATCTCGGGCTTTCGCCAGCCCGGTCGCGGTAGTAGCGACGTGCTGCGTTGCCGCGTCGCCCGCGGAACGCCGGCGCCGCTGGACGATTTCAGCCATGATGCTCAGGGCGATCTCCTCGGGGGTCTTGGCGCCAATGTCGAGCCCCGCCGGCGTTGCGATCCGGCCGATCGCCTCGGCAGCCGCACCGCCCGCGCGCAGCGCGTCTCGCACCTGGGCGAACCGCTGCCGGCTGGCGATGACGCCGAGGTAGGCGGGGCGCAGGGCGAGGGCGGCCTCGATCGCCTCGACGTCGCGCTCGCCCACGGTCGCCACGACCGCGAAGGCGCCCGGCGGGACGGCGTCCGGGGCGACGTCGGCCGTCACGCGATCGGCGTCGGGGAACCCCTCCCGCTCCGCCTCGGGGTCCACCACGTCCACGGCGTAGCCGAGCACAGCTCCGATGCGGACCAGCGCCCGCGCGGCCGGAGCGATACCGAAGACGACGAGCCGCGGCGCGGGGAGCACCGGCTCGATGTAGAGGTCCACCGTCCCTCCGCTGTGACAGGTCATGGGCAGCAGCGTAACGCCGGGCCGTGGCGCACCCGCACCGTCGGGCGACAGACTGAGGAGCCTGGGCTCGCCGTCAGCGATCGCGCGCAGCGCCTCGCGGAGCACCGTGGGTCGGGTACACGCCCCGCCCACCCATCCGTGGAACTCGCCGCCAGCGGTCACCAGCGCTGTGTCACCCACGTGCGCCGAGCTCGGCGGCTCGCGGCGCACCACCGTGGCCAGCGCGAAGGGCTCCCCTCGCGCCGCCAGCCCGGCGGCCAGTCCCAGCACGTTGCGTCGCACCGCTACCCCGCCGGGAGCCGCGCCCGGATGCGCTCGTAGTCCTCGGCCGTGTCGAGATCGGCGAGCGCTTCCACCGGCCATGACACCGACACGGCCTCCGCGCGATGCCGCTGCACCACGTGCTTGCCGCACCCCACGCCCTCCGCCTCCAGTAGCTCCGCGAACAGCGAGTGGTCGTACAGGATCGGCGGTGCATTGACCCCTCCGTACTCCGACACGACGAGCGGCGCGTTCTCCGTGCGATAGCGTTCGACGAGCGTCCGGACCATCTCGGGTGTCACGAACGGCATGTCTGCGAGCACGATCACCGCCGCCCGGGCGTCGGGCGGGACTTCGGCGATCGCAGTGCGGAGCGAAGTGTGGACGCCCCGGGCGTGGTCGGGGTTCACCGCGCAGCGGCACCTGAGGTCCGCCACCTCGCTCGCCGTCCGCTCGGCGTCGTGGCCCAGCACGACGATGACGGGATCGAGTCCGGCCTCGAGTACGCGACGCACCGTGCGGCGCACGAGCGACTGGCCGTTCAGCTCGAGCAGCAGCTTGTTGCGGCCCAGTCGGGTAGACGAGCCGGCCGCGAGCACGACCGCGGCGACGCGCTCCGAGCGCTCAACCGGCATGGATCGCGGCCTCGCGGTCCCGTAAGTGCCGCGGCGTGCGGCCGGC includes:
- a CDS encoding nucleotidyltransferase family protein; the encoded protein is MPVERSERVAAVVLAAGSSTRLGRNKLLLELNGQSLVRRTVRRVLEAGLDPVIVVLGHDAERTASEVADLRCRCAVNPDHARGVHTSLRTAIAEVPPDARAAVIVLADMPFVTPEMVRTLVERYRTENAPLVVSEYGGVNAPPILYDHSLFAELLEAEGVGCGKHVVQRHRAEAVSVSWPVEALADLDTAEDYERIRARLPAG
- a CDS encoding XdhC family protein, which produces MRRNVLGLAAGLAARGEPFALATVVRREPPSSAHVGDTALVTAGGEFHGWVGGACTRPTVLREALRAIADGEPRLLSLSPDGAGAPRPGVTLLPMTCHSGGTVDLYIEPVLPAPRLVVFGIAPAARALVRIGAVLGYAVDVVDPEAEREGFPDADRVTADVAPDAVPPGAFAVVATVGERDVEAIEAALALRPAYLGVIASRQRFAQVRDALRAGGAAAEAIGRIATPAGLDIGAKTPEEIALSIMAEIVQRRRRSAGDAATQHVATTATGLAKARDPVCGMTVDPTTAKHQAAFAGRDYYFCCGGCRTRFLASPEAFVAAAESGA